One genomic region from Rattus norvegicus strain BN/NHsdMcwi chromosome 10, GRCr8, whole genome shotgun sequence encodes:
- the Tex2 gene encoding testis-expressed protein 2 isoform X4, which produces MTSLNGRHAEKTIDMPKPSAPKVHVQRSVSRDTIAIHFSASGEEEEEEEEELRGYLEEGLDDQSIVTGLEAKEDLYLEPQGGHDPAGPAVATAPADGLSVSETPAILPVSENTVKLLEPPAPAVQVLSPVPLALSPGSSSSGPLASSPSVSSLSEQKTSSSSPLSSPSKSPVLSSSASSSALSSAKPFMSLVKSLSTEVEPKESPHPPRHRHLMKTLVKSLSTDTSRQESDSVSYKAPDSKLNLHLFKQFTQPRNTGGDSKTAPSSPLTSPSDTRSFFKVPEMEAKIEDTKRRLSEVIYEPFQLLSKIMGEESGSHRPKALSSSASELSNLSSLNGHLESNNYSIKEEEGDSEGDDYGSDSNTPRTDHLKPSEDASKEGEPKGSQASSLKTSSLVLEKCSLSALVSKEDEEFCELYTEDFELEAEGEGRLDKPPDIPLKPEVPASEGVALDSEDEEDPGSEHPELPVKTLSFFILCVYAYLILPLPYYMSGLFLGLGLGFMTAVCMIWFFTPPSAHKYHRSHKALRHRNSRSLDIREPEILKGWMNEIYSYDPETYHATLTHSVFVRLEGGTLRLSKPNKNISRRASYNETKPEVTYISQKIYDLSDSKIYLVPKSLARKRIWNKKYPICIELGRQDDFMSKAQTDKEAGEEKLPPERELASEDLKKPPQPQEGTKSSQRDPILYLFGRTGREKEEWFRRFTLASKLKSDLKKSSGVSGSKSAIPRLASRS; this is translated from the exons ATGACAAGTCTGAATGGTCGCCATGCCGAGAAAACCATTGACATGCCAAAACCATCAGCCCCCAAAGTGCACGTGCAAAGGTCTGTGTCCCGAGATACCATCGCCATCCACTTCTCGGCAtccggggaggaggaggaggaagaggaggaggagctcaGGGGCTACTTGGAGGAGGGGCTAGATGACCAAAGCATTGTAACAGGGCTTGAAGCCAAGGAGGACCTGTATCTTGAACCCCAGGGTGGCCATGACCCTGCAGGCCCTGCTGTGGCGACGGCCCCTGCAGATGGCCTGTCTGTGTCTGAGACACCCGCCATTTTGCCTGTCTCTGAGAACACTGTAAAGTTGCTGGAGCCCCCCGCTCCAGCAGTGCAGGTATTAAGTCCAGTGCCACTGGCTCTGTCTCCAGGGTCATCTTCATCTGGACCGTTAGCTAGTTCTCCCAGTGTGTCCTCCCTTTCTGAGCAGAAAACCAGTTCTTCGTCCCCACTGTCTTCTCCTTCCAAGTCTCCTGTCCTATCATCCAGTGCCTCGTCCTCCGCCCTCTCCAGCGCAAAGCCCTTCATGAGCCTGGTGAAGTCCCTGTCAACCGAGGTGGAGCCAAaagaatccccccaccccccacggcACAGGCACTTGATGAAGACTCTGGTCAAGTCTCTGTCCACGGACACCTCCCGGCAGGAGTCGGACTCTGTGTCCTATAAAGCCCCTGACTCCAAGCTCAACCTGCACCTGTTCAAACAGTTCACACAGCCACGGAACACGGGCGGAGACTCCAAGACTGCGCCTTCTTCCCCCCTGACTTCTCCCTCTGACACTCGCTCCTTTTTTAAAGTGCCCGAAATGGAGGCAAAAATCGAAGACACTAAGCGACGCCTGTCAGAAGTCATCTATGAGCCCTTCCAGCTCCTCAGCAAGATCATGGGGGAGGAAAGCGGCAGCCACAGGCCCAAAGCCTTATCTTCAAGTGCTTCAGAACTCTCTAACCTGTCCAGCTTGAACGGGCACTTGGAAAGCAATAACTACAGcatcaaggaggaggagggggactcTGAGGGGGACGACTACGGCAGCGACTCCAACACCCCCAGGACCGACCACCTGAAGCCCAGCGAGGACGCCTCGAAGGAAGGGGAGCCCAAGGGTTCCCAGGCAAGCAGTCTGAAGACAAGCTCTCTGGTTCTTGAGAAATGTTCTCTGTCTGCCTTAGTGAGCAAGGAAGATGAAGAGTTCTGTGAGCTGTATACTGAGGACTTCGAGCTGGAGGCTGAGGGCGAGGGGAGACTTGATAAGCCTCCTGATATCCCCCTCAAGCCAGAGGTGCCTGCCAGTGAGGGCGTGGCTCTGGACAGCGAGGATGAAGAGGACCCAGGCAGTGAGCACCCCGAGTTACCTGTGAAGACACTCAGCTTCTTTATCCTGTGTGTCTACGCGTAcctcatcctccccctcccctactacATGAGCGGGCTCTTCCTGGGCCTCGGCCTCGGGTTCATGACTGCAGTTTGCATGATTTGGTTCTTTACACCGCCAAGTGCTCATAAATACCACAGATCCCACAAAGCTCTGCGGCACCGGAACTCGAGATCCCTGGACATCAGGGAGCCTGAAATACTGAAG GGATGGATGAATGAGATTTACAGCTATGATCCAGAAACCTACCATGCGACTTTGACACACTCAGTCTTTGTCCGGCTTGAGGGTGGAACCTTAAGACTTTCAAAGCCCAACAAAAACATATCCAGGAGGGCGAGCTACAATGAGACAAAGCCAGAGGTCACCTACATCAGCCAGAAAATCTATGACCTCTCAGACAGCAAG ATTTATCTTGTACCTAAAAGCTTGGCTCGAAAGCGAATCTGGAATAAAAAGTACCCCATTTGTATCGAGCTCGGTCGGCAAGATGACTTTATGTCTAAGGCGCAGACCGATAAGGAAGCTGGTGAGGAgaagctgcctcctgagagagaGCTGGCGAGTGAGGACCTTAAGAAGCCACCCCAGCCTCAAGAGGGGACAAAGTCTAGCCAGCGAGACCCGATCCTGTATCTGTTTGGGAGAACTGGCCGAGAAAAAGAGGAGTGGTTCAGGAGGTTTACCCTGGCATCTAAGCTGAAGTCAGACCTCAAGAAGTCGTCTGGGGTTTCTGGAAGTAAATCAG CAATACCTCGGTTAGCCAGCCGGAGCTAA